From the genome of Paracidovorax avenae:
GCACTGCGTTGCGGCGATGGCCCAGGCTACCGCCGAGCGACGCAGGACAGCAACTGCCGGAAAACCTCGCGATGCGGGTGTGGAACCCATGGTTATATCCCTCAAGGTGCGCGCATGGATGGAGCATTTGGATGCACTCATGGGCCGTATGATGCCCTGCTCCGGCGAAGGTTTCGCTCCTATCCAGCCCCTGCTTCAGTTGCCCGAATATCCATGGCTTCCGACACTCCCATTCCTGTAGCAATGCAAGCATGTCCACCGGGGGAGCCCGCGCAGCCATCTGGATTGACGCATTTTGATGCTCAAGGTCGAGCCCACATGGTTGATGTAGCTACAAAGCGTCCCACCCACCGTGTCGCAACGGCTATCGGCAGGATTGCCATGCAGCGCGCGACCCGCGATCTCATAGCATCCGGCGGGGCGAAGAAGGGGGACGTTCTGGCCGTCGCACGTATCGCCGGGATCATGGGTGCGAAAAAAACCAGCGATCTGGTGCCGCTCTGCCACCCTCTCCCATTAACGCGCATCGCGATAGATTTCGAAATTTTTCCTGAGGCGCACGTAGGTGAGGCCGCCGAAATCCTCTGCACCGCCACCGTCGAAACTGTCAGCCCTACGGGTGTAGAAATGGAGGCGCTGACCGCAGTCCAGGTGTCATTGCTGACAATCTACGACATGTGCAAAGCTGTGGACAGGCACATGACCATGAAAGATATCCGCGTAGTAGAGAAGAAAGGTGGCAAGCATGACTTCCTCGATCCGGCTGCCTGAATCCGTCGCGTCCGGAATGAATGCCTCGGTGGACCGCCCTCGGATATCCATCGCTGAAAAACTGATCTTCTTCTTCATCGCATTCGCCTTCATTTTTCTTGCATCCAGCCGGTTCATCAATCTTTACGACGAGGGCATCATATTGACCGGTGCCAACCAGATGCAGCGCGGACTCGTCATCCACCGCGACTTCTATGCCAATTACGGCCCTGCCCAGTTTTGGCTGCTGTCGAAATTCTTCGACATACTCGGCACCAGCGTGCTGATCGAACGGATCTACGACATTCTCATTCGGTCTGCATTGGCGTTGATGGCCTATGTCGCGCTTCTCGCATATGCCCGCAAATCCGTCGCTCGTCTTGCGGCCGCACTCATCGTAGCCTGGCTGGGCACCGCGGGCAGCAGTGCCTATCCGATGTATCCCGCCCTCGCACTTGTCTTGGCGAGCACATCCCTGCTTCCCCTCGCACTGGCAGGGAGTGGCCGCACCACCGCTATTGGCTTCGCTTGCGGCTTGTTTTCGGGCTGCGCCTTTCTTTTCAAATATGACGTTGGTATCTACGGAATCCTGGCGCAATTCGCATTTATTTTCTTTGCCGCCATATTCATCAACGGGGAAAATCAACGTCTCAGCCAGAAGACCATACTGATCGCCGCGGCTTATTTCACAGGCGTTGCGCTGACCATATTCGCGCTACTCGGCTATTTTCAGGCCAACGGCGCGATGCCAGGATTCATTCACGACATATTCTCATTTTCTGCAAGGAACTATAGCCAAACCCGAGGGCTGCCAATGCCCTCTGTCTGGAGCATTGTTGTTAATGCCGATGGATCAGGGCTTGCCATCTATCTGCCATTACTGACCATCGGATTGGTTATTGCCTCGCTCTGGATGACTCGTTCACAGCAATGCACGATCGACAGATCGGAGCAGAGGCGGTATCTTTTCATATGGATCCTCGTCTTCCTGACCGTGGTCTTTTTCATGCGGGGCATCGTTAGGGCGAGCGTGGATCATATCCAGGTTTCCCTGATCCCCAGTATATTGCTGCTGTTCATTGCCTGGCCCACTGGTCGCAGTGGCAGACCTGCCTTGCTCTCGCTTTGGTTGGTAGCGGCAGTGCTTTTTCTGCTGAGCACCGCCTCTTCGGCATTCCAGCGCATCATCTATTATCCGACCCTTGGACAAGCCATCATTTCCGGAGTCTCTAGCACGGACTACTGGTTTTTTATAGACCCCCAGCGCGTGAATGCCATGCAATTCATTCTTCAGAATACCAGCGAAGAAGAGCCCATATTCATCGGAGCAGGTCGTCACGACAAGATATTTGCAAACGATGTCTCCATGTATTTCTTGGCGCAGCGCAAGCCGGCTACGCATTGGTATCAATTCGATCCCGGACTTCAAAGCAGCCAAGAGATCCAGGAAAAGATGGTGAACGACCTCGAAGAGAGCAAGCCGAGACTTGTATGGCGGGAATCCACCTGGGACAATATGAACGAGCCCAACACCAGCGCACTCAGCCAAGGCGTATTATTACTGGACAGATACCTTGCTGAGCATTATGTAGCGACCGCCACGTTCGGAACCATCACTATCCTGCTTCGAAGGTGACAGGCCAAGGATGCCGAAAATTGGAGCGCCCTGAGTCTGAAATCAATACATGTACATCAGATGCGCCTTGCGCACAAGACGTACTGCAGGGGCAGCACTGCATCTGCAAGGTTTTCGGGGTCAATACCCTGGTGCATTGCCAAAGGCTCCAAGAACTCCACCACTTCCCTCCCCCGATCCTCCTGGAATATGCGGGACACCACGGCTTCGATCGACAGTAGCGGATGTGTGAAAAGGGCATGTATGTCCTGAAGGGCGAACCAGCGGATATGGGTTCGATCAAAGATCCCCGAATCCTGCTTGGGCCAGCTTCCCCGGATCAGTTGCAAAAAAACGCTCCAATGCTGGACATTGGGTATGGAGGCGATCACACATCCTCCCGGCCGCAGCCATCGAGCGGCTTGGTCGACAGCGATTTCAGGGGAGTACAGATGCTCGAGAACATCCCCGAAGATGATGCAATCGAAGCCTTCTGCGGGTCGACAAGCCTGCAGCAGAGGATTCTCATCCCACCGGGGACAGGTATCGATGTTCAATAGAACAGCATGATCAAGGGCTTGGCGAGCTTCCTCGAGCTCAGCCGCTGCAATATCCACTCCGGTATAGACAGCTCCCGGATTTCTTTCTTTGACGGCCCGCGCCAAGGCTCCCGCACCGCATCCGAACTCGCAGAAGGTTGTGGCATCAGCTTCCACGAGCTCGAGAATGGCGGGGTTAAAGTTAGTGTAGTAGCCAGTCATGAGAGTTCGGCCCTTTATGAACAGGGCATTCCATTGAATGCCGCGGCCAATCACTGGCCCCATTTTTCGAGATAGCGCTCCCAGTTGGCCTGCCACTTCGGGTCACCAAGGTTGCCCTTGCTAGCGTGAAGCAGATGGATGGGCCATGTACCCACCTTCAGTCCATCCTGCCGTGCAGTCCTGGAAAAATCCAAATCATAGAAATGGAAATCGAATCTCTCATCAAAATGCAGACCGGTACGCCGCAGCGTGGATGCGCGCGACGCGAGGAAGACACCGTCCAGCAATTCGCATGCTGCGGGCCAAGGGCCGAACTGGTTCAATTCCGTCTTGAATATCTGCCCATAGTGAACCGCACCCGACAGATGGGGCATGTCCAGCACCGGACCGCCTCTGGGCAGCTGCCGTAAGTACCATGCGAACTGACCCGGCATCCTGCGGGTGTTGCCGGCGATTCCCACCACATCGAACCTGCGGAGACTTCGCCAGATATCCGCCAGGGAATCCTTGTGCAACAGCCAGGCATCGTCGTGGATGAAAACCAGCACATCCGAAGCGTCTGCGCTGGCTATGGCTTCGTTGTAAACGGCAGGCAAGCCCCGACGATTTTCAAATGCGATGCGCGTCTTGACCCGTGGCATGTCCCGCCATTCCCTGAGACGCTTGCCGAGCAGCGATTTTTGCCAGAACTCTTCCTCGCGCATGCGGGTGGCCGCCACGAAGCAGATGCTTCCGTGCCTGTCCCGCCGTTCGAAATATGCCTGGGTAAAAATCTTCCCGATGAACAATCGATCCAGGGTTGTCCGAAAAAGCCCGGCGGTGCGATGTAAAAGAAGGCCTGCGCGCATGGGTTTTCAGGAATGGAAAGCAGCAAGATGAAGTTCGTCGGGGCCGCCCAGGGTGAATGCATGAAGCACCGAGACAGCTTGATTGGCAGAAGGAAGCGAAACAGACCAGACGGTATTTTCCTCGTGGGGAAACAGCCAAGGATCGAGCTTCAGAGCCTCCGCAATGAAAATCCGTGCAGGCCCCAGATAGCGATCATCCAGCGGGACACGCCAGTCGAGCGAGATGCCAAGACGAGCGCTGGCTCCTACCCGCATGCCAGCGCGGGCGGCACAGTGGCTGAAATACTCCTCCAGTAACGGTCCCGCCTCTTCCAGTTCTGCCACGAACTCCAGGTTCCCTGCCAGAGGCAGCGCCCGGAGATTGATGGCAAGAAAGCAACCGTCCACGACCTGCAATCCGCGCCCCAGGCCCTCCGCATCTCTGCTCAATGCAGAGACTTCCCAGAAGCCGGCCTTTTCGCCGGATGGGATGAGATAGCCGCCAGCCTTGTCCACCTGTGCACAGGTGCGCCAGTCCAGCCGATCCCATCGTTTGGCTCCATGGCATCCCACGATATCGCACTGCGCGAACGCGGACAGCAATTGCGACCAGAAGTCGCTGCGCCAGAAATCGACATTGGCATGCACACACACGAGCCAATCCGTTTCGCCGTCCTGAACGATCTGCTGATAGGTTTGCGATTTGGCGCTGGAAACGCATTGCAGAATGCGCAATTCCGTACCCGGCAGTGGGTCGAGCTGGCGCAGGCGGGTCGAGATCGCTTCGAAAACAGAGTTGTCCTCCGTCACCACGCACGCCGTGATCCGCTGAGGCCCAGGAATCTGCAAGGTAACAGGAGCGTTTCCATCCTTTTCCGTCCCTCCGAGCACAGCGGTCGCGCACCGAAGCAGATGCCGCTGGCTCCTCTGCGACGAATTCAGGTTTCGAAATTCGTAGAGGGCTTGAATTGCTTCGTTCGCGAGTTCTGAATGGCCGTCAATGATCAGAAAGCGAGCTTCATTAACAAGAGCCTTTATCTGGTCGGCCTCTTCGGCGAACCCTGCCCGGCGCTCTCTCAGGTAACACGCAGCATCACCGAAGCGCCCCTGGCTGGTCAGGCGCTCCGTCCACAGGACATGCGCCGCCCCGCAGTCCGGATGCAATTCGAGGCAGTAATCCACGATGCGCCGTGCAACCGAGAACTGCCCGTACTGCAGCGTGATCAGGGCACGTCGAACCAATTCCTGGGCCGGCAACACGTAAGACGGCCGGTCTACCACGGGGTTGGGTGGAGACTCCAGCCAGGATCGGTACAACGCCTCCACGTCGCGGGCGAACATGCCTCCATTTCCAAGAGAAGAGTCTTGATACCTCTGGCGAGCTTCGCGGCGGAACCGAGAGAGCCCCTCGATATCCCGGGCACCTCGCACCGCCTGCTCCACATAGGCCTGAGCAGTATTGACCACCCAAGCGTCGCCACCGAGGTTTTTCATGATCGACTCTCCCATGCGGGAAGCCAAGGCACGCCCTTTGCGGGTCACCACTGGCACGCCGGAATAGGTAGCGAAGCAGGTCGTCGTACCGCCGTTGAACGGATAAGTGTCCAGCACGATATCGATGTCGTCATAGGCTGTGAACAGGTCACGCGGCAACGTGGGAGGCAACAGATTGATACGATCCTCCGGGATTCCGGCCCGCGACAGGGACTGCGCAAACGTGGACTGTCTCAGCGGGTCGCCAAAATTTACGGAACGGATCACCAGCCGGCTGCCAGGCACCCGCGCGAGCACCTCGCCCCAGCAACGCATGGTCTCCGGGGACACCTTGCCGATGTTTCCGAAACACCCGAATGTGATGTATCCCTTGGAAAGAACCGGAGGTTCCGCTGGCGAAGGAATTTGTGTTTTGGGGTCGAAACACCAGAAGGACTGGGGCAGGATGGCCGGCATTTCGCTGTAGAGGGCCGGCATGTCGGGATCGACCAGATGCCTGTCCAGGAATTTGGCATCGATGCTCGGCAGGCCGGTTGTGGGAGGGTAGCCAAGCCCCGTCACCTGCAGTGTTGCGAACCTGTAGCGCAGCATATCAAGGCGGTTGGCGGAGGTGTGGCCCGCCAGCTCCACCAGGACATCTAATTGGTGACTGTACAAAAGCTCGGCCAACTGGTCGTCGCTAAGCGTAGAGACCTCAAAGAAATGGTCTGCGTTCGCCTTGATCAGGTCCGTCTGGTCGTCGTGGGTGTAATGGTCGTGATAGAGAAATATCTCATGCCGGCTGCGATCGTGCCCTTCCAGCAGTGGCCGGAAAAAGTAGCGCACCGAATGCTCCCGCAGATCTGGCGACCAGTAGCCCACCCGCAGCCTGCGGCTATTCAAAGGAACAGGTGCGGACGGCTTGGCAGGGGGCTTCGGACCTATCTCGTGCGACCTCGGCAGCAGCGTGCTGGCCCAAAACTTGTGTTCCGCAGCCAGCCGCACCTCGTCCTGCTCGACATATGTGGCGGTGAAAAGATAAAGATCTGAGGCACGCGGACTGTCGAAGTCACCCAGCCATGCATGCAGCGTATGCTCAATGGCCGACTCTGACTCACCCAGGGAGAAAAGGAGTGAGGCATAGTTGGCACGGATGCCTGCCAGTCCAGGGGATTGGATACGCGCCTTTGCAAGCAAATCCAATGCTTCTGCACTCCGATTCCGGCTTTTGAGGACATTGGCATAGTTGGCGATCGAAGGCAGATGGCTGTCGTCGAGCGAATAGGCTAGATCGAAGTAACGGATGGACTCGAGTTCTTGGCCGACCGTCGCGAGCGCTGCCCCGAGATTGTTGAGTGCGTCTACATCGTGCGGACGGTGCTCGAGATATGCTTTCCAAGCTTCGACTGACTCGCGGAGACGGCGCTCTTCAGCAAGCTTTACTGCATTGCTCAGCAGGGCCTCCGCCTCAGGGGCAACGGAGGAACGAGAGGTACGGCGCAACAAGCGCTTGGCAAAGTCCATCAACATGGGGAACCGGGGCCGTGTTGTCAGCGTTCGCTGGGTTTGCGGCGTGAAGCCTCGACGATCAGGCCTTCCACAGCGATATCAATGAACTCTTTCGGATAGCCCACATCCTTCAGGGCCCAACGGAAATTGTTCGCCAGCACAGCCCTGCCCCAGAAACCCCGACCAGTTTCCTCATCTTGGCTGAGCTTCCCGAACGCCTGCTCAAGCACACGCGTGATCCGGTTTGCCGACAGTGTATGGATGCGCTCGCTGATGGTCTTTGGAGGAAGACTCTTGACCAGATGCTCCGCCAAACCTGCCGCCATCTGTTTCTCGCGCTGGAAGGAAAATCTCTGGAATATGGACATTCTTGGGGCCTAGTTGGTATCCACTATTGTGTATCAGCCTTTGCAGGAAGCTGGCAGATAGCGCACAGGTGCTCCAGAGCAGGTCCACGAAAGTACCTTGCCGCCTGGCTCGAGGGCTCCAGACAAGACGACTGTTACCGCAGCCCCTACCAAGCTGGAATTGCCGATCACCGTGATACCGGCCCCTGCCCCGCCCTCGACTAACACCTGGGAAACCTTGCCAACAGCAGGCACGCTGCAGTTGGCGCTGATATTGTCAGGAACAGCGGTACCGCCCTGTGACATAGCTTCTGCAGCACAAGTCTTCGCAAAGCTGCCTGCCAGAATCAGTTCCGACACGCGGGCGCGGATGGTGTAGTCCCGATAGACCGGCAGCGCGACAGCGGCCAGGATGCCAATGATCGCGACCACGATCATCAGTTCGATGAGGGTGAACCCCTTCTGGATGGCAATCATCATCGAACCCCGCGACTGGGCACATGCCCAGGAAAAAAGGTAAAAAAAAGCCTGGCCGGGTAAACAGCCAGGCATACGGGCTCTCCAAACAGTACGTTCGGAAAGTAGCCCGCCTTCGCAGGCGGCATTAGCCGCGGCAGGAAGAGGGCAGGTACTTGGTGGGGGTGCCGCTGCAGGTCCAGGTGATCGTGCCACCGGTCGTCACACCGCTGAGGGACACAGTGACCTGCGAAGGGCTGCCCAACGCCGACGTTGCACCGACGACATTGATCTGGGCGCCGTTGGTTGCAGTGGCGACCGTAGCAGACAGCACCTTGCCCACCTGAGCAATGGAGCAGTCAGAGGAAATGCCAGCAGGCACGGCGCCATTGGACTGGAAGGACTCCGTCACGCAGGTGCGTGCCGAGCTAGCAGCCAGCACCAGTTCCGACACCTTGGCGCGGACCGTGTAGTCCTGGTAGGCCGGCAGGGCCACAGCAGCCAGAATACCGATGATCGCGACCACGATCATCAGTTCGATCAAGGTAAAACCTTGTTGAACAGCACGCTTCATAAATCTCTCCTGGGAAAACAGTTGCATGTCACCTGCAGAAGGATTTCGCAGGCCGACTCCTTCAAAGCAGGTTGCATGCCAAGGAGGCAGGGCAGTCGGCTACTGCTTCGCAGGCTCGTACAGCGCTTCGTCCGTTGCACCCTGACATTTCTGTCACCCATCCCTGTCAACATACGTTGCAGGCACTACGAGACGTACCTGCCGCCCCACCCCATCACCGCTGCCGAAACTCCATCTCCGTCCCCGCGAGCCCCAGGCGGTCGCCATCCTTGAGCAGCACCGGCTCGGCGGTGATCGGCTGGCCGTTGAGGCGCGGAGGCTCGGCGCCTTCCACATGCGCCAGGACGAAGCCGTGGTGGCGCTTGGTGATGGAGGCCACGGCCACGCCGGGCTTGCCGATGGTGGTGACGACCTTGACCAGGTCCACCTCGCGGCCGGTGGCGGCGCCGGACATGACGCGGATGGCGGCATTCAGCGGCACGCTGGCCGGGGGCGGCAGCGGGGCGGGCCGCGATGCGGGCACGCGCGGGGGCAGCATGCCGGGGGAGAAGACCATGGTCTTTTCGTAGTTCTCGCCCGCGCCATCACCCAGGAAACGGATCTTGTACTTGCCCACCTCGACCAGGTCGCCGTTGCGCAATGGCTGGCGCTTGACGGGCTGGCCGTTCACATAGGTGCCGTTGGTGCTGCCGATGTCTTCGATCTCCACCGCGTCGCCGGCCATGTGGAGCACGGCGTGCTCGCCGCTGACGGCCAGGTTGTCGATGACGATGTCGTTATAGGGGCGGCGCCCCAGCGTCGTGCGCTCCTTGGCGAGCGCCACTTCCTTGATGACCACTCCGTCGATCGACACGATCATTTTGGGCATGAACCGTTCCTCGTCTGTCTGTCTGGGCTAGCTGGCTGGTAGGTGACTGCGCTGGTTCCGGTCCACGCCGCGCGGGTGGCGGCGAACCGGTATCTCAATCGGTACGTAGCAACAATCGTGACACCAGGCCGCGCTTCTTCTCGCCGGCGCCGGCCCGTACCAGCAGGACGCTGATATTGTCGCGCCCGCCGCGCTCGTTGGCGGCCTCGATCATGCGCGCCGCCCGTTCGGCCAGCGGGTCGGAGGACGCAGCCAGGGCCCGCAGTTCCTCGTCGTCGAGCATGTCCGTGAGCCCGTCGGAGCACAGGATGAAGAGGTCGTCGGGCCGCACCTGGAATTCGTTGACCTCCAGTGCCGCCGTGGATTCGACGCCCATCGCCCGGGTCACGAGGTTGCGGAACCCCGACAGTGCGGCCTCCTCGGGCGTGAGCAGCCCGGCGTCGATCTGCTCCTGCAGCCAGGAATGGTCCCGGGTGATCTGCTGCAGGTCGCTGTCGCGCAGGCGGTAGCAGCGCGAATCGCCGATGTGCCCGAGCACGAGCCGGTCGTCCCGGAAGGCGGCGACCACGACGGTGGTGCCCATGCCGGCGTATTGCGCGTTGGAATGCGACGCGTCGTAGATGGCACGGTTGGCGGAATCCACGCAGGCTTCCATGGCCTGCCGCAGGTCCGCGAGGGAGGCATCGCGTCCGGCGCCGGCCAGC
Proteins encoded in this window:
- the moaC gene encoding cyclic pyranopterin monophosphate synthase MoaC encodes the protein MQACPPGEPAQPSGLTHFDAQGRAHMVDVATKRPTHRVATAIGRIAMQRATRDLIASGGAKKGDVLAVARIAGIMGAKKTSDLVPLCHPLPLTRIAIDFEIFPEAHVGEAAEILCTATVETVSPTGVEMEALTAVQVSLLTIYDMCKAVDRHMTMKDIRVVEKKGGKHDFLDPAA
- a CDS encoding class I SAM-dependent methyltransferase: MTGYYTNFNPAILELVEADATTFCEFGCGAGALARAVKERNPGAVYTGVDIAAAELEEARQALDHAVLLNIDTCPRWDENPLLQACRPAEGFDCIIFGDVLEHLYSPEIAVDQAARWLRPGGCVIASIPNVQHWSVFLQLIRGSWPKQDSGIFDRTHIRWFALQDIHALFTHPLLSIEAVVSRIFQEDRGREVVEFLEPLAMHQGIDPENLADAVLPLQYVLCARRI
- a CDS encoding glycosyltransferase, whose amino-acid sequence is MRAGLLLHRTAGLFRTTLDRLFIGKIFTQAYFERRDRHGSICFVAATRMREEEFWQKSLLGKRLREWRDMPRVKTRIAFENRRGLPAVYNEAIASADASDVLVFIHDDAWLLHKDSLADIWRSLRRFDVVGIAGNTRRMPGQFAWYLRQLPRGGPVLDMPHLSGAVHYGQIFKTELNQFGPWPAACELLDGVFLASRASTLRRTGLHFDERFDFHFYDLDFSRTARQDGLKVGTWPIHLLHASKGNLGDPKWQANWERYLEKWGQ
- a CDS encoding pilin; translation: MSELILAGSFAKTCAAEAMSQGGTAVPDNISANCSVPAVGKVSQVLVEGGAGAGITVIGNSSLVGAAVTVVLSGALEPGGKVLSWTCSGAPVRYLPASCKG
- a CDS encoding pilin, which produces MKRAVQQGFTLIELMIVVAIIGILAAVALPAYQDYTVRAKVSELVLAASSARTCVTESFQSNGAVPAGISSDCSIAQVGKVLSATVATATNGAQINVVGATSALGSPSQVTVSLSGVTTGGTITWTCSGTPTKYLPSSCRG
- a CDS encoding FHA domain-containing protein, encoding MPKMIVSIDGVVIKEVALAKERTTLGRRPYNDIVIDNLAVSGEHAVLHMAGDAVEIEDIGSTNGTYVNGQPVKRQPLRNGDLVEVGKYKIRFLGDGAGENYEKTMVFSPGMLPPRVPASRPAPLPPPASVPLNAAIRVMSGAATGREVDLVKVVTTIGKPGVAVASITKRHHGFVLAHVEGAEPPRLNGQPITAEPVLLKDGDRLGLAGTEMEFRQR
- a CDS encoding Stp1/IreP family PP2C-type Ser/Thr phosphatase, whose translation is MSASSPLAYEFCALTDQGRVRSNNEDAVTVDVAGQVAVLADGMGGYNAGEVASRMATELIRQGMAEWLAGAGRDASLADLRQAMEACVDSANRAIYDASHSNAQYAGMGTTVVVAAFRDDRLVLGHIGDSRCYRLRDSDLQQITRDHSWLQEQIDAGLLTPEEAALSGFRNLVTRAMGVESTAALEVNEFQVRPDDLFILCSDGLTDMLDDEELRALAASSDPLAERAARMIEAANERGGRDNISVLLVRAGAGEKKRGLVSRLLLRTD